A single genomic interval of Nocardioides nitrophenolicus harbors:
- a CDS encoding MlaE family ABC transporter permease, protein MSAVVAGGRSVLDNLTGRFKAGVITTGELVKLAVESIQWGFSDIVARRFSWSEFLLQCWFMTRVSLLPTILVAIPFGVITSVQIGAAANQIGAQSFIGAVNGIGVLRQGAPLVTSLMIAGAVGSAVCADLGARTVREEIDALKVMGISPIQRLVAPRILAALLVSVLLTIIVAMTAMTTAFVIVVGGGQISSGTYLDSFVGLAQPGDLVLAEFKGLLFGFVAIIVCAHKGLSAHGGPKAVADAVNQAVVLSVIILAVINVGLTQAYVMLFPGGA, encoded by the coding sequence ATGAGCGCCGTGGTCGCCGGAGGACGGTCCGTCCTCGACAACCTGACCGGTCGGTTCAAGGCAGGGGTGATCACCACCGGTGAGCTGGTCAAGCTCGCCGTGGAGTCCATCCAGTGGGGCTTCTCCGACATCGTCGCCCGCCGGTTCTCGTGGTCGGAGTTCCTGCTGCAGTGCTGGTTCATGACCAGGGTCTCGCTGCTGCCGACGATCCTGGTCGCGATCCCGTTCGGCGTGATCACCTCGGTCCAGATCGGCGCGGCGGCCAACCAGATCGGCGCCCAGTCCTTCATCGGCGCGGTCAACGGCATCGGCGTACTCCGCCAGGGTGCGCCCCTGGTGACCTCCCTGATGATCGCCGGCGCGGTCGGGTCCGCGGTGTGCGCCGACCTCGGCGCCCGCACCGTCCGCGAGGAGATCGACGCCCTCAAGGTGATGGGCATCTCGCCCATCCAGCGGCTGGTGGCGCCCCGCATCCTCGCCGCCCTGCTGGTCTCGGTGCTGCTGACGATCATCGTCGCGATGACCGCGATGACGACCGCGTTCGTGATCGTGGTGGGCGGTGGCCAGATCTCGTCGGGCACCTACCTCGACTCGTTCGTCGGCCTCGCCCAACCCGGTGACCTGGTGCTCGCCGAGTTCAAGGGACTGCTCTTCGGGTTCGTCGCGATCATCGTGTGCGCCCACAAGGGGCTCAGCGCCCACGGCGGCCCCAAGGCCGTCGCCGACGCCGTCAACCAGGCCGTC
- a CDS encoding DNA-3-methyladenine glycosylase family protein: MTSPDQPVAPDAARVWRPGHPVPVGGLLRQQRHGGGDPTHRLALAGRHWRACRTPQGAVTLAVTEQDADGAVTAQAWGPGADWALAQLPDLLGERDDWSAFEPRHPVLAEARRRHPHLRQGRTGLVLEALVPAIIEQKVTGQEAFAGFRALVRRHGTPAPGPGATLGLMLQPDAATLRQVPSWEWLRFHIDPARSRAVVTAARHAEALERAAGLSGEEAERRLRALPGIGVWTAAEVRQRALGDPDAVSFGDYHVAKDVGWALEGRLFDDAELARYLRPWAGQRGRVPMLVAAAGLHRPRRGARMSPREHLPTRDQMT, encoded by the coding sequence GTGACCTCCCCGGACCAGCCGGTCGCCCCGGACGCCGCGCGCGTGTGGCGCCCCGGCCACCCGGTCCCGGTCGGTGGGCTGCTGCGCCAGCAACGCCACGGCGGCGGTGACCCGACCCATCGGCTGGCGCTCGCGGGCCGCCACTGGCGCGCCTGCCGTACGCCGCAGGGCGCGGTCACGCTCGCGGTCACCGAGCAGGACGCCGACGGCGCGGTCACGGCCCAGGCGTGGGGTCCCGGTGCCGACTGGGCGCTCGCCCAGCTGCCCGACCTGCTCGGCGAGCGCGACGACTGGAGCGCCTTCGAGCCGCGGCACCCGGTCCTCGCGGAGGCCCGGCGCCGGCACCCGCACCTGCGCCAGGGCCGCACCGGCCTGGTCCTGGAGGCGCTGGTGCCCGCGATCATCGAGCAGAAGGTGACCGGCCAGGAGGCGTTCGCCGGCTTCCGCGCCCTCGTACGACGGCACGGGACTCCGGCGCCCGGGCCGGGTGCCACGCTCGGCCTGATGCTGCAGCCCGATGCCGCGACCCTGCGGCAGGTCCCGTCGTGGGAGTGGCTGCGCTTCCACATCGACCCGGCCCGAAGTCGCGCGGTGGTGACCGCCGCCCGCCATGCCGAGGCCCTGGAGCGGGCAGCGGGCCTGAGCGGCGAGGAGGCCGAGCGGCGGCTGCGGGCGCTGCCCGGCATCGGCGTATGGACCGCTGCGGAGGTCCGCCAACGGGCGCTCGGCGACCCGGACGCCGTCTCCTTCGGCGACTACCACGTCGCCAAGGACGTGGGCTGGGCCCTGGAGGGGCGGCTGTTCGACGACGCCGAGCTGGCGCGCTACCTGCGTCCCTGGGCGGGCCAGCGCGGCCGGGTCCCGATGCTGGTGGCGGCCGCGGGACTGCACCGGCCACGCCGTGGTGCGCGGATGTCGCCACGCGAACATCTCCCGACCCGTGACCAAATGACGTGA
- a CDS encoding TetR/AcrR family transcriptional regulator, which yields MSIDTTRGRRARLDQEAVLQAAEALVDRDGYDALTMTSLAAELEARVSSLYNHVANLEDLRALIQVRAMRLLGDHVRGAAMGHAGVAGLRALSHALRAFARTHPQRYAALTRPPIDREAFYAAALDAIEALAIMGRSAGLPDERLLQNAMALFACLHGFVSLEVAGYFGDLSGTNAELVDLDEVYEHVIDGGVTAASLDATR from the coding sequence TTGAGCATCGACACGACCCGCGGTCGCCGGGCCCGCCTCGACCAGGAGGCGGTGCTCCAGGCGGCGGAGGCGCTCGTCGACCGCGACGGGTACGACGCCCTCACCATGACCTCGCTGGCCGCCGAGCTCGAGGCCCGGGTCTCCTCCCTCTACAACCACGTCGCGAACCTGGAGGACCTGCGCGCGCTCATCCAGGTGCGCGCGATGCGGCTGCTCGGCGACCACGTCCGCGGCGCCGCGATGGGACACGCCGGCGTCGCCGGCCTGCGCGCGCTGAGCCACGCGCTGCGCGCCTTCGCCCGCACCCACCCCCAGCGCTACGCCGCCCTGACCCGTCCCCCGATCGACCGCGAGGCGTTCTACGCCGCGGCTCTCGACGCCATCGAGGCGCTGGCGATCATGGGCCGCTCCGCCGGCCTGCCCGACGAGCGGCTGCTCCAGAACGCGATGGCTCTGTTCGCCTGCCTCCACGGCTTCGTCTCCCTGGAGGTCGCGGGCTACTTCGGCGACCTGTCCGGCACCAACGCCGAGCTGGTCGACCTCGACGAGGTCTACGAGCACGTCATCGACGGCGGCGTCACGGCCGCCTCGCTGGACGCCACCCGCTGA
- a CDS encoding ATP-dependent DNA ligase has translation MLLRELVDVSRQVAATRSRKEKTQLIGALLLRAEPGERALVAHYLGGRLRQRRTGLGWRGLQALPSPSSESSLEVGEVDAAFEAMSLLAGPGSAGLRTAAVAELFGRATAEEQQWLRAVAVGEVRQGALEAIVTEALASAAGVPLTAVRRAAMLAGGATYVVDAAFEGPAALAEVGLTVGRPVLPMLASSAPDVAAAVAKAGSATVGVDAKLDGIRIQVHRDGDDVVVATRSLDDITHRLPEVVAVARSLPAHRVVLDGEALWLAADGRPRPFQETASRTSSSAGGDAESVVSPYFFDVLHLDGTDLIDQPAHERWQVLERLVPAAHRVRRWIGSDVAAATEFAATVLASGHEGVVVKSVDAPYDAGRRGSAWVKVKPVHTLDLVVLAVEHGSGRRRGLLSNIHLGARDASSPTGFVMLGKTLEETGYEPGWVMVGKTFKGMSDEMLAWQTERFRELQVSDDGRVVRVRPEQVVEIAFDGVQRSSRYAGGVALRFARVVRYRDDKTAGEADTIATVRSYL, from the coding sequence ATGCTGCTCCGCGAACTGGTCGACGTCTCCCGCCAGGTGGCCGCGACCCGCTCGCGCAAGGAGAAGACCCAGCTGATCGGCGCACTGCTGCTGCGGGCCGAGCCCGGCGAACGCGCGCTGGTCGCCCACTACCTCGGCGGGCGGCTGCGGCAGCGGCGCACCGGCCTCGGGTGGCGCGGCCTCCAGGCGCTCCCCTCCCCCTCCTCCGAGTCGTCGCTTGAGGTCGGCGAGGTGGACGCCGCCTTCGAGGCGATGTCACTGCTCGCCGGGCCCGGCTCGGCCGGCCTGCGCACCGCCGCGGTCGCCGAGCTGTTCGGCCGCGCCACGGCCGAGGAGCAGCAGTGGCTGCGCGCCGTCGCCGTGGGCGAGGTCCGCCAGGGCGCGCTGGAGGCGATCGTGACCGAGGCGCTCGCCTCCGCCGCCGGCGTACCCCTCACCGCCGTGCGCCGCGCCGCGATGCTGGCCGGCGGGGCGACGTACGTCGTGGACGCGGCGTTCGAGGGACCCGCCGCACTCGCCGAGGTCGGCCTCACCGTCGGCCGACCGGTGCTGCCCATGCTCGCCTCGTCCGCGCCCGACGTCGCCGCCGCGGTCGCGAAGGCCGGCTCCGCGACGGTCGGCGTCGACGCGAAGCTCGACGGCATCCGGATCCAGGTACACCGCGACGGCGACGACGTCGTGGTCGCCACCCGCAGCCTCGACGACATCACCCACCGCCTCCCCGAGGTGGTCGCCGTGGCGCGGTCGCTCCCGGCGCACCGCGTCGTCCTCGACGGCGAGGCGCTCTGGCTGGCCGCCGACGGCCGGCCCCGGCCGTTCCAGGAGACCGCCTCCCGCACCTCCAGCTCGGCCGGCGGCGACGCGGAGTCGGTGGTGTCGCCGTACTTCTTCGACGTGCTGCACCTCGACGGCACCGACCTCATCGACCAGCCGGCCCACGAGCGCTGGCAGGTCCTCGAGCGCCTCGTCCCCGCCGCCCATCGCGTCCGGCGCTGGATCGGCTCCGACGTCGCCGCGGCCACGGAGTTCGCCGCCACCGTCCTCGCCTCCGGCCACGAGGGCGTCGTCGTGAAGTCGGTCGACGCGCCCTACGACGCCGGCCGCCGCGGCTCCGCGTGGGTCAAGGTCAAGCCGGTCCACACCCTCGACCTGGTGGTGCTCGCCGTCGAGCACGGCTCGGGCCGGCGCCGCGGCCTGCTCTCCAACATCCACCTCGGCGCGCGGGACGCCTCCTCGCCGACCGGGTTCGTGATGCTCGGCAAGACGTTGGAGGAAACGGGTTACGAACCGGGCTGGGTGATGGTCGGAAAGACCTTCAAAGGGATGTCCGACGAGATGTTGGCGTGGCAGACCGAGCGGTTTCGGGAGCTCCAGGTCTCCGACGACGGCCGGGTTGTCCGTGTTCGACCGGAGCAGGTCGTCGAGATCGCTTTCGATGGGGTCCAGCGCTCCAGCCGATACGCAGGCGGTGTCGCGTTGCGGTTTGCGCGCGTCGTCCGCTATCGAGACGACAAGACCGCTGGGGAGGCCGACACCATCGCCACGGTGCGGTCGTATCTCTAG
- a CDS encoding ATP dependent DNA ligase encodes MTDEMLAWQTSRFRELEVADDGWVVTVRPEQVVEIAFDGLQRSTRYPGGLALRFARVVRYRDDKGADEADTIETVRALAAPPGS; translated from the coding sequence ATGACCGACGAGATGCTCGCCTGGCAGACCTCCCGGTTCCGCGAGCTGGAGGTCGCCGACGACGGCTGGGTGGTCACGGTCCGCCCGGAGCAGGTCGTCGAGATCGCGTTCGACGGGCTCCAGCGCTCGACGCGCTATCCGGGTGGCCTGGCGCTGCGCTTCGCGCGGGTGGTTCGCTACCGCGACGACAAGGGCGCCGACGAGGCGGACACGATCGAGACCGTGCGGGCACTGGCGGCTCCCCCGGGTTCGTAG
- a CDS encoding TetR/AcrR family transcriptional regulator produces the protein MATNAPATDGRRKAAAARRKARQAEIIAATRLIFDSKGVRDVQIEEIASAVGINRAIVYRHFTGKEELFALTLVGYLEELRDAMAAAAASGERPGEQLERIVGAFVDYGVAHPAFVDCAQALMVRPGDELLDEIAEGPLFRLGRGITSCLTVLSDTLSRGVDEGAFTLSDDPVLLANALYASGLGALQLARLGILVSEAAPGIPTVGQISAAQVRSYLVRSALALVSTPTAG, from the coding sequence ATGGCGACCAACGCACCAGCCACCGACGGCCGTCGCAAGGCCGCGGCAGCCCGTCGCAAGGCGCGGCAGGCGGAGATCATCGCGGCGACCCGCCTCATCTTCGACTCCAAGGGCGTGCGGGACGTCCAGATCGAGGAGATCGCCAGTGCGGTCGGGATCAACCGCGCGATCGTCTACCGGCACTTCACCGGCAAGGAGGAGCTGTTCGCGCTCACCCTGGTCGGCTATCTCGAGGAGCTGCGCGACGCGATGGCGGCGGCCGCGGCGAGCGGTGAGCGACCCGGGGAGCAGCTGGAGCGGATCGTGGGGGCGTTCGTCGACTACGGCGTCGCCCACCCCGCGTTCGTCGACTGCGCGCAGGCGCTGATGGTGCGTCCGGGCGACGAGCTGCTCGACGAGATCGCCGAGGGCCCGCTGTTCCGGCTGGGCCGCGGGATCACGTCCTGCCTGACCGTGCTGTCCGACACGCTCAGCCGCGGCGTCGACGAGGGCGCGTTCACGCTGAGCGACGACCCGGTGCTGCTCGCCAACGCGCTCTACGCCAGCGGCCTGGGCGCGCTGCAGCTCGCCCGGCTCGGCATCCTGGTCAGCGAGGCGGCGCCGGGGATCCCGACGGTGGGGCAGATCTCGGCGGCCCAGGTCCGCTCCTACCTCGTCCGCTCGGCGCTCGCCCTGGTCTCGACGCCCACGGCGGGCTGA
- a CDS encoding acetyl-CoA C-acetyltransferase, with product MTETVRRAAVLGGNRIPFARSNGAYATASNQEMLTAALDGLVARFGLEGERLGEVAGGAVLKHSRDFNLVRESVLSTRLAPETPAVDLQQACGTGLQAINYIANKIKLGQIDSGIGGGVDTTSDAPIAISEKLRKKLIQLNNARSAKDRLAVLATIRPGDIGLAIPSNGEPRTKLSMGEHQALTALEWQIAREAQDELAVASHHNLAAAYDEGWQDDLITPFRGLERDNNLRADSSLEKLAKLKPVFGKGEAATMTAANSTPLTDGASAVLLGSDEWAEAHGLEVLAYFVDSEVAAVDFVNGAEGLLMAPAYAVPRLLQRNGLTLQDFDFYEIHEAFASQVLSTLAAWESPVFCKERLGLDAPLGSIDRAKLNVKGSSLAAGHPFAATGGRIVANTAKLLKANGGGRALISVCAAGGQGVVAIMER from the coding sequence ATGACCGAGACTGTTCGCCGGGCCGCCGTACTGGGCGGTAACCGGATCCCGTTCGCCCGCTCCAACGGCGCCTACGCCACCGCCTCCAACCAGGAGATGCTGACCGCTGCCCTCGACGGCCTCGTGGCGCGCTTCGGGCTGGAGGGCGAGCGGCTGGGCGAGGTCGCCGGTGGCGCCGTGCTCAAGCACAGCCGTGACTTCAACCTGGTCCGCGAGTCGGTGCTGAGCACCCGCCTCGCCCCCGAGACCCCGGCCGTCGACCTGCAGCAGGCCTGCGGCACCGGCCTGCAGGCGATCAACTACATCGCCAACAAGATCAAGCTCGGCCAGATCGACTCCGGCATCGGCGGCGGCGTCGACACCACCTCCGACGCGCCGATCGCGATCTCCGAGAAGCTGCGCAAGAAGCTGATCCAGCTCAACAACGCGCGCTCGGCCAAGGACCGCCTCGCCGTGCTCGCCACCATCCGCCCCGGCGACATCGGCCTCGCGATCCCCTCCAACGGCGAGCCGCGCACCAAGCTCTCGATGGGCGAGCACCAGGCCCTCACCGCGCTGGAGTGGCAGATCGCCCGCGAGGCCCAGGACGAGCTGGCCGTCGCCTCCCACCACAACCTCGCCGCGGCCTACGACGAGGGCTGGCAGGACGACCTGATCACGCCCTTCCGCGGTCTCGAGCGCGACAACAACCTGCGCGCCGACTCCTCGCTCGAGAAGCTCGCCAAGCTCAAGCCGGTGTTCGGCAAGGGCGAGGCGGCCACCATGACCGCGGCCAACTCGACCCCGCTCACCGACGGCGCGTCCGCCGTCCTGCTCGGCTCCGACGAGTGGGCCGAGGCCCACGGCCTCGAGGTGCTCGCCTACTTCGTCGACTCCGAGGTCGCCGCCGTCGACTTCGTCAACGGCGCCGAGGGCCTGCTCATGGCGCCGGCGTACGCCGTCCCGCGGCTGCTGCAGCGCAACGGCCTGACCCTGCAGGACTTCGACTTCTACGAGATCCACGAGGCGTTCGCCTCGCAGGTGCTCTCCACCCTCGCGGCCTGGGAGAGCCCGGTGTTCTGCAAGGAGCGCCTCGGCCTCGACGCGCCGCTGGGCTCGATCGACCGCGCCAAGCTCAACGTCAAGGGCTCCTCGCTCGCCGCGGGGCACCCGTTCGCCGCGACCGGCGGCCGGATCGTGGCCAACACGGCCAAGCTGCTCAAGGCCAACGGCGGCGGCCGGGCGCTGATCTCGGTCTGCGCCGCGGGTGGCCAGGGCGTCGTCGCGATCATGGAGCGCTGA
- a CDS encoding 3-oxoacyl-ACP reductase, whose amino-acid sequence MTDKYQGFVSSPIGKLLVKNLGLPNPTKLDRYRAGDPLVDGTVLVGGRGRLIESLPGLLDVLGIASVTTQAEGEKYKGLVFDATGITTVEQLVDLQAFFTPVLRSLKSCARVVVIGTPPALVEDSEQIAQRALEGFTRSLGKEIGKGGTVQLVYVADGYEDSVLSTLGFLLSPKSAYVSGQVVRIGAHDETHGSALADWTRPLAGKVAFVTGASRGIGEEIARVLHRDGAKIVGLDVPQAADELVKVMNELDGDWLTLDITAADAPQRIAHHLEEKHGGVDIVVHNAGVTLDKKLANQTPERFGKVLQINLEAPERITAELLDQKVVNANGRIIGVASIAGIAGNLGQTSYAASKAGVIGFVDSLAEKLDDGITINAVAPGFIITQMTAAVPFATREVGQRLNAMAQGGLPVDVAETIAWYASPASTAVNGNVVRVCGQMMLGA is encoded by the coding sequence ATGACTGACAAGTACCAGGGCTTCGTGAGCTCCCCGATCGGCAAGCTCCTCGTCAAGAACCTCGGACTGCCGAACCCCACCAAGCTGGACCGCTACCGCGCCGGCGACCCCCTGGTCGACGGCACCGTCCTCGTCGGCGGCCGCGGCCGCCTGATCGAGTCCCTGCCCGGCCTGCTCGACGTGCTCGGCATCGCCTCGGTCACCACGCAGGCCGAGGGCGAGAAGTACAAGGGCCTGGTCTTCGACGCCACCGGCATCACCACGGTCGAGCAGCTCGTCGACCTGCAGGCCTTCTTCACCCCGGTCCTGCGCAGCCTGAAGAGCTGCGCCCGCGTCGTCGTGATCGGTACGCCGCCCGCCCTGGTCGAGGACAGCGAGCAGATCGCGCAGCGCGCCCTCGAGGGCTTCACCCGCAGCCTCGGCAAGGAGATCGGCAAGGGCGGCACCGTCCAGCTGGTCTACGTCGCCGACGGCTACGAGGACTCCGTGCTCTCCACCCTGGGCTTCCTGCTCAGCCCGAAGTCGGCGTACGTCTCGGGCCAGGTGGTCCGGATCGGCGCCCACGACGAGACCCACGGCTCGGCGCTCGCCGACTGGACCCGGCCGCTCGCCGGCAAGGTCGCCTTCGTGACCGGCGCCAGCCGCGGCATCGGCGAGGAGATCGCCCGGGTGCTGCACCGCGACGGCGCGAAGATCGTCGGCCTCGACGTCCCGCAGGCCGCCGACGAGCTGGTCAAGGTGATGAACGAGCTCGACGGCGACTGGCTGACCCTCGACATCACCGCGGCCGACGCGCCGCAGCGGATCGCGCACCACCTCGAGGAGAAGCACGGCGGGGTCGACATCGTCGTCCACAACGCGGGCGTGACCCTGGACAAGAAGCTGGCGAACCAGACGCCGGAGCGCTTCGGCAAGGTGCTGCAGATCAACCTGGAGGCGCCGGAGCGGATCACCGCCGAGCTGCTCGACCAGAAGGTCGTCAACGCCAACGGCCGGATCATCGGCGTCGCGTCGATCGCCGGCATCGCCGGCAACCTCGGCCAGACGTCGTACGCCGCCTCGAAGGCCGGTGTGATCGGCTTCGTCGACTCCCTCGCCGAGAAGCTCGACGACGGGATCACGATCAACGCCGTCGCGCCGGGCTTCATCATCACCCAGATGACCGCCGCGGTCCCGTTCGCGACCCGCGAGGTCGGCCAGCGCCTCAACGCGATGGCGCAGGGCGGACTGCCGGTCGACGTCGCCGAGACCATCGCCTGGTACGCCTCCCCCGCCTCGACCGCCGTCAACGGCAACGTCGTGCGGGTCTGCGGCCAGATGATGCTGGGAGCCTGA
- a CDS encoding MaoC family dehydratase, translated as MALPVMLKAALPAVPGVNQLPGIKKTGGALPDLTLSREDVLVERSAVERYAAVCGFPNRDVAPVPYLHMLAFPLHLQLMTDARFPFPAIGSVHLENTIVQHRPVAIGETVSLSLTADNLRASTKGRAWDMNVTGTVGEEVVWESVSTYLRVGKGDKEAGDPGMSLDAITAKGPVWSIPENIGRRYGAVSGDRNPIHLYPLTAKALGFPRHIAHGMWSKARCIAALENRLPDAVRVEVAFKKPIFLPGKAQFGAEATSTGYDFTLVNPKTGAPHLLGRTRAL; from the coding sequence ATGGCGCTCCCCGTGATGCTGAAGGCCGCGCTGCCCGCGGTCCCCGGCGTGAACCAGCTGCCCGGCATCAAGAAGACCGGCGGCGCGCTGCCCGACCTCACCCTGTCGCGCGAGGACGTCCTCGTGGAGCGCTCGGCCGTGGAGCGGTACGCCGCGGTGTGCGGCTTCCCGAACCGCGACGTCGCGCCGGTCCCCTATCTCCACATGCTGGCCTTCCCGCTGCACCTGCAGCTGATGACCGACGCGCGCTTCCCGTTCCCGGCCATCGGCTCGGTGCACCTGGAGAACACCATCGTCCAGCACCGACCGGTCGCGATCGGCGAGACCGTGTCGCTGTCGCTGACGGCCGACAACCTGCGCGCCAGCACGAAGGGCCGGGCCTGGGACATGAACGTCACCGGGACCGTCGGCGAGGAGGTCGTCTGGGAGTCGGTGTCGACGTACCTCCGGGTCGGGAAGGGCGACAAGGAGGCTGGCGACCCCGGGATGTCGCTCGACGCGATCACCGCCAAGGGCCCGGTGTGGAGCATCCCCGAGAACATCGGCCGCCGGTACGGCGCCGTGTCGGGCGACCGCAACCCGATCCACCTCTACCCGCTGACCGCGAAGGCGCTCGGCTTCCCGCGCCACATCGCCCACGGCATGTGGAGCAAGGCCCGCTGCATCGCGGCGCTGGAGAACCGGCTGCCCGACGCGGTCCGGGTCGAGGTCGCGTTCAAGAAGCCGATCTTCCTCCCCGGCAAGGCCCAGTTCGGCGCCGAGGCGACCTCGACGGGCTACGACTTCACCCTCGTGAACCCGAAGACCGGCGCGCCCCACCTGCTGGGTCGCACCAGAGCGCTCTGA
- a CDS encoding elongation factor G-like protein EF-G2 has product MADKRAERRGEHDLAVTGPDQVRNVVLVGPSHAGKTSLVEALLLRAGAIGRAGSTLDGTTVCDTEEAERAHGRSVSLAVAPLVHRGVKVNLVDTPGYADFVGDLRAGLRAADCALFVVAANEEVDEATRQLWRECDQVVMPRAVVVTKLDHPRADVDGVVAQARAAFGEQVLPVYLAGPDGLTGLLTGATDDPRRGELIEAIIEESEDEDLMDRYVGGAEIEVGVLIRDLETAVARAGLHPVVPVCGATGVGLGELLDLCVDGFPSPLEHASPEVFTPAGAAVGQVSCDPAGPLVAEVVKTSGDPYVGRISLVRVFSGTLLPDAAVHVSGHFSAFFAGDAGHEDHDEDERIGPLGHPFGAAQVPAGQVLAGDLGTVARLSRAETGDTLSAVDRPRVLRPWSMPDPLLPVAIEAATRSDEDKLSQAMARLTAEDPSLRVEHNAETGQLVLWVMGESHADVVLERLAQRHGVAVEQRELLVPLRECLTGTAKGHGRNVKQSGGHGQYAICELEVEPLPQGSGVEFVDKVVGGAVPRGYIPSVEKGVRAQLERGLRHGYPVVDLRVTLTDGKAHSVDSSDLAFQSAGALALRDAAEAAGVAMLEPYDEVGVLVPDDLVGPVMSDLSARRARLLGNENVAGGRTLVRAHVPQRELVRYAVDLRAATRGAGTFTRTFAHYEPMPEEQARQVTPRER; this is encoded by the coding sequence ATGGCGGACAAGCGCGCGGAGAGGCGGGGCGAGCACGACCTCGCGGTGACCGGGCCCGACCAGGTGCGCAACGTGGTCCTGGTCGGCCCCTCCCATGCGGGCAAGACCTCCCTGGTGGAGGCCCTCCTGCTGCGGGCCGGCGCGATCGGCCGCGCCGGGAGCACGCTCGACGGTACGACGGTGTGCGACACCGAGGAGGCCGAGCGTGCCCACGGCCGCTCCGTCTCGCTCGCGGTCGCGCCCCTGGTGCATCGCGGGGTGAAGGTGAACCTGGTCGACACCCCCGGGTACGCCGACTTCGTGGGCGACCTGCGCGCCGGCCTGCGCGCCGCCGACTGTGCGCTGTTCGTGGTGGCTGCCAACGAGGAGGTCGACGAGGCGACCCGGCAGCTGTGGCGCGAGTGCGACCAGGTCGTGATGCCGCGTGCGGTCGTGGTCACCAAGCTGGACCATCCGCGTGCCGACGTCGACGGCGTCGTGGCGCAGGCCCGGGCGGCGTTCGGGGAGCAGGTGCTGCCCGTCTACCTCGCCGGCCCCGACGGGCTGACCGGGCTGCTCACCGGCGCCACGGACGATCCGCGCCGCGGCGAGCTGATCGAGGCGATCATCGAGGAGTCCGAGGACGAGGATCTGATGGACCGGTACGTCGGCGGCGCGGAGATCGAGGTCGGCGTCCTGATCCGCGACCTGGAGACCGCCGTGGCCCGCGCCGGCCTGCATCCGGTGGTCCCGGTGTGCGGGGCGACGGGGGTCGGTCTCGGCGAGCTGCTCGACCTGTGCGTCGACGGCTTCCCCTCGCCGCTGGAGCACGCCTCGCCCGAGGTGTTCACCCCGGCCGGCGCCGCCGTGGGCCAGGTGTCGTGCGATCCCGCCGGGCCCCTGGTCGCCGAGGTGGTCAAGACCTCCGGCGACCCGTACGTCGGCCGGATCAGCCTGGTCCGGGTGTTCTCCGGCACCCTCCTGCCCGATGCGGCGGTGCACGTCTCCGGGCACTTCTCGGCCTTCTTCGCCGGCGACGCCGGCCACGAGGACCATGACGAGGACGAGCGGATCGGCCCCCTCGGCCACCCCTTCGGCGCGGCCCAGGTGCCGGCCGGGCAGGTGCTGGCCGGCGACCTCGGCACCGTCGCGCGTCTCTCCCGCGCCGAGACCGGCGACACCCTGTCCGCCGTCGACCGGCCACGGGTGCTCCGGCCGTGGTCGATGCCCGACCCGCTGCTCCCGGTCGCGATCGAGGCCGCCACCCGCTCCGACGAGGACAAGCTGTCCCAGGCCATGGCCCGGCTCACCGCCGAGGACCCGAGCCTGCGGGTCGAGCACAACGCGGAGACCGGCCAGCTGGTGCTGTGGGTGATGGGGGAGTCCCACGCGGACGTCGTCCTCGAGCGGCTGGCACAGCGGCACGGCGTGGCCGTCGAGCAGCGGGAGCTGCTGGTGCCGCTCCGCGAGTGCCTCACCGGGACCGCCAAGGGCCACGGCCGCAACGTCAAGCAGTCCGGCGGGCACGGACAGTACGCGATCTGCGAGCTCGAGGTCGAGCCGCTCCCGCAGGGCAGCGGTGTCGAGTTCGTCGACAAGGTGGTCGGCGGCGCCGTACCGCGCGGCTACATCCCCAGCGTCGAGAAGGGGGTGCGCGCCCAGCTGGAGCGCGGCCTGCGCCACGGCTACCCGGTCGTCGACCTGCGAGTCACGCTCACCGACGGGAAGGCCCACAGCGTCGACTCCTCCGACCTGGCCTTCCAGAGCGCCGGCGCCCTCGCGCTGCGCGACGCGGCCGAGGCTGCCGGCGTCGCGATGCTGGAGCCGTACGACGAGGTCGGCGTCCTGGTGCCCGACGACCTGGTCGGTCCGGTGATGAGCGACCTGAGCGCACGACGGGCCCGGCTGCTCGGCAACGAGAACGTCGCCGGCGGCCGGACCCTGGTCCGCGCGCACGTCCCGCAGCGCGAGCTGGTCCGCTACGCGGTGGACCTGCGAGCGGCCACCCGAGGTGCGGGCACCTTCACCCGCACCTTCGCGCACTACGAGCCGATGCCCGAGGAGCAGGCGCGGCAGGTGACGCCGCGCGAACGGTGA